One Dehalococcoidia bacterium genomic window carries:
- a CDS encoding diacylglycerol kinase family lipid kinase yields the protein MGDRRALFIVNPVAHHFPGWRRLQEAARPLQRAGWRLVWEETQGPHHATALAREAAREGMEVVFACGGDGTLREAACGLVGTPTALAFVPIGTVNVWARQLGIPLRLERAVALALEGQRRLVDVGRADGHYFLLMAGMGLDAQVTRTVNLSLKRWTGAGAYALAALRETLAWRGRHVIMRADGQEVRGCALMLVVGNVRNYAGLVEVTPRARLDDAMLDVCVFLGRGATDTVLHALRVAFRRHLHSPMVVYLQARAVEVEWSEPTPCHVDGDPLDITPVRLEAVPQALWVVLPPGRRTPLLGDSGLGGGGPGDGGHYALGHRV from the coding sequence GTGGGCGATCGTCGGGCCTTATTCATCGTCAACCCGGTGGCCCACCATTTCCCGGGGTGGCGTCGGCTGCAGGAGGCAGCTCGCCCCCTGCAGAGGGCAGGCTGGCGCCTGGTGTGGGAGGAGACCCAAGGCCCCCATCACGCCACCGCTTTAGCGCGGGAGGCAGCACGGGAGGGGATGGAGGTCGTATTCGCATGCGGGGGCGATGGCACCCTGCGAGAGGCGGCTTGTGGCCTGGTGGGCACCCCCACGGCCCTGGCCTTCGTCCCCATAGGGACTGTCAACGTCTGGGCGCGCCAGCTCGGGATCCCCCTGCGCCTGGAGAGGGCGGTGGCGTTGGCCCTAGAGGGCCAGAGGCGGCTGGTGGACGTGGGCCGGGCTGATGGCCATTACTTCCTCCTCATGGCGGGCATGGGCCTGGACGCCCAGGTGACCCGCACCGTCAACCTGTCCCTCAAGCGGTGGACGGGGGCTGGTGCCTACGCCCTGGCTGCCCTAAGGGAGACCCTGGCCTGGCGGGGCCGCCACGTGATCATGAGGGCCGATGGCCAAGAGGTGAGGGGGTGTGCCCTCATGCTGGTGGTGGGCAACGTCCGCAACTATGCTGGCCTGGTGGAGGTGACCCCCCGCGCTCGCCTGGACGATGCCATGCTGGACGTCTGTGTCTTCCTAGGGAGGGGGGCGACCGATACCGTTCTGCACGCCCTGCGGGTGGCCTTCCGCCGCCACCTCCATTCGCCCATGGTGGTGTATTTGCAGGCTAGGGCTGTGGAGGTGGAGTGGTCGGAGCCCACTCCCTGCCATGTGGATGGGGACCCCCTGGACATCACCCCTGTCAGGCTGGAGGCCGTGCCCCAGGCCCTATGGGTCGTCCTGCCACCAGGCCGGCGCACACCCCTCTTAGGGGATTCAGGGCTCGGGGGTGGAGGCCCTGGAGACGGGGGTCACTACGCCTTGGGTCACCGTGTATAG
- a CDS encoding DedA family protein encodes MSGLEDRLLEVARTIYEAMGWPGVVLLMAVESACIPFPSEIIMPLAGWFLIRDRGLGAEWLLWAAWWGAVGNLLGSWAAYGLGRWVGRPLLERYGRYLLIDRRELAMADAFFARYGEGAAFFSRLLPVVRTFISLPAGTARVSLWRFSVLTLAGSYIWSLGLAGAGYALGQHWERITSWLRPVSVPLAVALALAVLWYYGRRLWVLWGARTPAEE; translated from the coding sequence ATGTCGGGGTTGGAGGACCGCCTGCTGGAAGTGGCCCGCACCATATACGAGGCCATGGGCTGGCCAGGGGTGGTGCTGCTCATGGCCGTGGAGAGCGCCTGTATCCCCTTCCCCAGCGAGATCATCATGCCCCTAGCCGGCTGGTTCCTAATCAGGGACAGGGGACTGGGGGCCGAGTGGCTCCTGTGGGCGGCCTGGTGGGGCGCGGTGGGCAACCTCCTAGGGTCCTGGGCCGCCTATGGCCTGGGGCGCTGGGTGGGGCGCCCCCTCCTGGAGAGATATGGTCGCTATCTCCTTATCGACCGGCGTGAGCTGGCCATGGCCGATGCCTTCTTCGCGCGCTATGGAGAGGGGGCGGCCTTCTTCTCCCGCCTACTGCCGGTGGTGAGGACCTTCATCAGCCTGCCGGCGGGGACGGCCCGGGTGTCCTTATGGCGGTTCTCCGTCCTCACCTTGGCCGGGTCATACATATGGTCCCTGGGGCTGGCCGGTGCTGGATATGCCTTGGGCCAGCACTGGGAGCGGATCACCTCTTGGTTGCGCCCGGTATCGGTGCCTTTGGCAGTGGCCCTGGCTCTAGCTGTCCTCTGGTACTATGGACGGCGGCTGTGGGTGCTTTGGGGAGCCCGCACGCCGGCGGAGGAGTGA
- a CDS encoding magnesium chelatase, with protein sequence MGRKPRTIGELKAIGYKVVPVKAEMRRNLMAKMRRGERLFPGIIGYEETVIPQLQNAILAGQDIIFLGERGQAKSRLIRSLVNLLDDEIPIIAGCEINDNPYKPLCRRCREWVAQEGDGVEIEWIDRDRRYGEKLATPDITIADLIGEVDPIKVAEGRYLADELTIHYGLIPRHNRGIFCINELPDLAERIQVGLFNIMQERDVQIRGYRIRLPLDVFLVASANPEDYTNRGRIITPLKDRYGAQIRTHYPRTIEDEIAIMEQERARFEGEDERPVLVPQFMKEIVAEVVRLARRSPDVNQRSGVSVRASIASYESLLANALRRAIILDEEAAAPRISDLPYIVPSLIGKLEFEVVEEGREEQVVERLLQGAVLAVFNRYLALSELEEVVAHFRRGFVAEVSDLAPAEVYQELASRVPPLGEVAAKLECTQPPQLLASAIELALEGLHLSKRLNKERLAGRARYRS encoded by the coding sequence GTGGGAAGGAAACCGCGCACCATAGGTGAGCTCAAAGCCATCGGATACAAGGTGGTGCCTGTCAAGGCCGAGATGCGCCGCAACCTCATGGCCAAGATGCGGCGTGGGGAGCGCCTCTTTCCTGGCATCATCGGCTATGAGGAGACGGTCATCCCCCAGCTCCAGAACGCCATCCTGGCCGGTCAGGACATCATCTTCCTAGGGGAGAGGGGGCAGGCCAAGAGCCGCCTCATCCGCTCCCTGGTGAACCTCTTGGACGACGAGATCCCCATCATCGCCGGCTGCGAGATCAACGACAACCCTTATAAGCCCCTGTGCCGGCGGTGCCGCGAATGGGTGGCCCAGGAGGGCGATGGGGTGGAGATCGAGTGGATAGACCGGGACCGCCGCTACGGGGAGAAGCTGGCCACCCCAGATATCACCATCGCCGACCTCATCGGGGAGGTGGACCCCATAAAGGTGGCCGAGGGTCGCTATCTGGCCGACGAGCTCACCATCCACTACGGCCTCATACCCCGTCACAACCGCGGCATCTTCTGCATCAACGAGCTGCCCGACCTTGCCGAGCGCATTCAGGTGGGCCTATTCAACATCATGCAGGAGCGGGACGTCCAGATACGGGGATACCGCATCCGCCTCCCCCTGGACGTCTTCCTGGTGGCCTCCGCCAACCCTGAGGACTACACCAATCGCGGGCGCATCATCACCCCCCTCAAGGACCGCTATGGTGCCCAGATCCGCACCCACTACCCGCGCACCATCGAAGACGAGATAGCCATCATGGAACAGGAGAGGGCCCGCTTCGAGGGTGAGGATGAGCGGCCCGTCCTGGTGCCCCAGTTCATGAAGGAGATAGTGGCCGAGGTGGTGCGCTTGGCCCGCCGCAGTCCAGATGTCAACCAGCGTTCAGGGGTCTCGGTGCGGGCCAGCATCGCCAGCTACGAAAGCCTCCTGGCCAACGCTCTCAGGCGGGCCATCATATTGGACGAGGAGGCGGCAGCGCCCCGCATCTCCGACCTCCCGTACATCGTCCCTTCCCTCATAGGAAAGCTGGAGTTCGAGGTGGTGGAGGAGGGGAGGGAAGAGCAGGTGGTGGAGCGCCTGTTGCAAGGGGCGGTGCTGGCCGTCTTCAACCGCTATCTGGCCCTCTCGGAGCTGGAAGAGGTGGTAGCCCACTTCCGCCGCGGGTTTGTAGCCGAGGTTTCTGACCTGGCCCCGGCGGAGGTCTACCAGGAGCTGGCCTCTCGGGTGCCGCCCCTGGGGGAGGTGGCCGCCAAGCTGGAGTGCACCCAGCCCCCCCAGCTCCTGGCTTCGGCCATTGAGCTGGCCCTGGAGGGGCTGCACCTGTCCAAAAGGCTCAACAAGGAGCGGTTAGCAGGGAGGGCCCGCTACCGCTCCTAG
- the recJ gene encoding single-stranded-DNA-specific exonuclease RecJ, producing the protein MVKAKVGVRGRRWQMRGPAPPGALMGLPCPPLVRHLLWWRGVRSLRQAHAFLGEEPEEHSPWSLPDLERAVVKLRRAIEGGELIAVFGDFDVDGVTAAALLSQALQELGGQVVTYIPDRFREGYGLNLEAVSQLRRRGASLLLAADCGTTALAEVAAARRLGLEVVVLDHHTITSALPEGAEVVNPKRPDSCYPHPDLASVGLAYKLVQALHEALGRPFPARRYLDLVALGTITDLVPLVGENRWLVREGLKALQHTSRPGLHYLMEEAGLRGRAVDVWAIGWVLGPRLNAAGRLAHASQALRLLLTPDEAEARALAQELCRLNQERQRLTDAALALAYELLGEGPQEPIVLVGHQDISLGVVGLVASRLCDELYRPAFVYAQGQELVRASGRSIPEVDLASLLRSCGGLFVKFGGHRQAAGFTALSSRLPEIREALLEGASKALAGVTLAPVLHIDAHLPLRSLRGDVLPWLQKLAPHGPGNPEPIFLTQRVEVVQARPAGPGARHLRLKLKDGDVVWPALAQGLGSYAPSPGQRVDVVYSLAPGIEGQGALELRVHDMAPC; encoded by the coding sequence GTGGTGAAGGCCAAGGTAGGGGTAAGGGGACGCCGTTGGCAGATGCGGGGGCCAGCGCCTCCAGGGGCCCTCATGGGGCTCCCCTGCCCCCCGCTGGTGCGCCATCTCCTCTGGTGGAGAGGGGTGCGTTCGCTAAGGCAGGCCCACGCCTTCCTAGGAGAGGAGCCAGAGGAGCACAGCCCTTGGTCGTTGCCTGACCTAGAGAGGGCAGTGGTAAAGCTCCGCCGGGCTATCGAAGGCGGGGAGCTCATCGCCGTGTTCGGGGACTTCGATGTAGACGGGGTGACAGCCGCCGCCCTCCTGAGCCAGGCCCTCCAGGAGTTGGGAGGTCAGGTCGTCACCTATATACCGGACCGCTTCCGGGAGGGCTATGGCCTGAACCTGGAGGCGGTCTCCCAGCTGCGAAGACGCGGGGCCAGCCTCCTCCTGGCTGCCGACTGTGGCACCACCGCCCTGGCAGAGGTGGCCGCGGCGCGCCGCCTGGGCTTGGAGGTGGTGGTGCTGGACCACCACACCATCACCTCTGCCCTGCCTGAGGGAGCGGAGGTGGTCAACCCCAAACGCCCTGACTCCTGCTATCCCCACCCGGACCTGGCATCGGTAGGGCTGGCCTATAAGCTGGTCCAGGCCCTCCACGAGGCCCTTGGGCGTCCCTTCCCCGCCCGCCGCTATCTGGACCTGGTGGCTTTGGGCACCATTACCGATCTAGTACCCCTGGTGGGCGAGAACCGCTGGCTGGTGCGGGAGGGGTTGAAGGCGTTGCAGCACACCTCCCGCCCCGGCCTCCACTACCTGATGGAGGAGGCAGGGCTCAGGGGTAGGGCGGTGGACGTGTGGGCTATCGGCTGGGTGCTGGGGCCCAGGCTCAACGCCGCCGGCCGCCTCGCCCACGCAAGCCAGGCCCTCCGCCTCCTCCTAACTCCGGACGAGGCGGAGGCTCGGGCCCTGGCCCAGGAGCTATGCCGTCTCAACCAGGAGAGGCAAAGGCTTACCGATGCCGCCCTAGCCCTGGCATATGAGCTGCTTGGAGAGGGGCCGCAGGAGCCCATAGTTCTGGTGGGGCACCAGGACATCTCCCTGGGGGTGGTGGGGCTGGTGGCCAGCAGACTGTGCGACGAGCTATACCGCCCCGCCTTCGTCTACGCCCAGGGCCAGGAGCTGGTGCGGGCCAGCGGTCGCAGCATCCCCGAGGTGGACTTGGCCTCCCTCCTGCGTTCATGTGGAGGCCTGTTCGTCAAGTTCGGAGGGCACAGGCAGGCCGCCGGCTTCACCGCTCTCTCCTCCCGCCTTCCGGAGATAAGGGAGGCCCTGTTGGAGGGGGCCAGCAAGGCCCTTGCGGGCGTAACCCTCGCTCCCGTTTTGCACATCGATGCCCATCTCCCGCTGCGGTCCTTAAGGGGAGACGTGCTGCCCTGGCTGCAAAAGCTGGCTCCCCACGGCCCCGGCAATCCGGAGCCCATCTTCTTGACGCAGCGGGTGGAGGTGGTACAGGCCCGGCCGGCGGGCCCCGGGGCACGCCATCTGCGGCTCAAGCTCAAGGACGGGGACGTGGTCTGGCCTGCCCTGGCCCAAGGCCTTGGCAGCTACGCTCCCTCGCCTGGCCAGCGGGTAGACGTGGTCTACTCCCTCGCCCCAGGAATAGAGGGACAGGGGGCACTGGAGCTGCGGGTCCACGATATGGCCCCTTGCTAG
- the recF gene encoding DNA replication/repair protein RecF, which translates to MRLTRIQLHNFRNFHHLDISFPPGPSLVVGDNAQGKTNLLEAIYLLSALRPFRAETEAQLIHREAIASGLSMARVTGEVMRAQGPLRLEVVVGMRQNALGGHVTKVVKVNGVARRAQEAVGLFSVVPFSVQDLELISGSPALRRRYLDSLLGRIDARYLMARQRLEKVLLQRNHLLRRLRERAAHPDELDFWDDTLAQEAAYIVWARAQAVQALSPLAAAAHEILGDGEEISIVYLPRLGPEATDALSHGPEALAQAFLLDLRRMRPQEVAAGMTLLGPQRDDLRLLLEGMEAAGYASRAQERTLALSLRLAEAHYLHQVRGDSPVLLLDDVMSELDARRRRRLLEPLLQHEQVILTGTEAEAFPRDLVATASLYTVTQGVVTPVSRASTPEP; encoded by the coding sequence GTGAGGCTCACACGGATCCAGCTGCACAACTTCCGCAACTTTCATCATCTGGACATATCCTTCCCTCCAGGGCCCTCCCTCGTGGTGGGCGACAACGCCCAGGGGAAGACCAACCTGCTGGAGGCCATCTACCTCCTCTCTGCCCTACGGCCCTTCCGTGCGGAGACCGAGGCCCAGCTCATCCATCGGGAGGCCATAGCGTCCGGGCTGAGCATGGCGCGAGTGACCGGGGAGGTGATGCGGGCCCAGGGCCCTTTGCGCCTGGAGGTGGTGGTGGGCATGCGTCAAAACGCCCTGGGAGGGCATGTCACCAAAGTGGTCAAGGTCAACGGGGTAGCCCGTCGTGCTCAGGAAGCGGTGGGCCTCTTCTCGGTGGTCCCCTTCTCGGTCCAGGACCTGGAGCTCATCTCCGGCTCCCCCGCCCTGCGCCGGCGCTATCTGGACTCTCTATTGGGGCGTATCGATGCCCGCTACCTGATGGCCCGACAGCGGCTGGAGAAGGTGCTCCTGCAGCGCAACCACCTCCTGCGCCGATTGCGGGAGAGGGCAGCCCACCCGGACGAGCTGGACTTCTGGGACGACACCTTGGCCCAGGAGGCAGCCTACATCGTCTGGGCACGGGCACAGGCGGTGCAGGCCCTCAGCCCCCTCGCGGCCGCCGCCCATGAAATCCTCGGTGACGGGGAGGAGATCTCCATAGTCTATCTCCCGAGGCTGGGGCCTGAAGCCACCGATGCCCTGTCCCATGGGCCCGAGGCCCTGGCCCAGGCTTTCCTCCTAGACCTGCGGCGCATGCGCCCACAGGAGGTGGCGGCGGGCATGACCCTTCTGGGGCCCCAGCGGGACGACCTCCGCCTCCTCCTGGAGGGGATGGAGGCCGCTGGATATGCATCCCGCGCCCAAGAGAGGACCCTGGCCCTCTCCCTACGCCTGGCCGAGGCCCATTATCTCCACCAGGTGCGGGGAGACTCCCCCGTCCTCCTGCTGGATGACGTCATGTCCGAGCTGGACGCCCGGCGTCGGCGCCGATTGTTGGAGCCCCTACTGCAGCATGAGCAAGTCATCCTCACGGGGACGGAGGCCGAGGCCTTCCCCAGGGACCTAGTGGCCACTGCCTCCCTATACACGGTGACCCAAGGCGTAGTGACCCCCGTCTCCAGGGCCTCCACCCCCGAGCCCTGA
- a CDS encoding DUF6391 domain-containing protein codes for MRGLWGRLKAVRRNHALEHATIALLIAQMGRPLKLVGRASADGFYLLGNVAEGEVLAAAREALSRLRRGEDHLAISPMCGTNLVTAGVMTGLAAFAILRRGAKWRWLPEVVTACTLAVALSQPLGRWLQRHLTVSLELEGMEVMGVRKVGPALPLYKVYTSSGDEPPRLPDGPCPRGARPTP; via the coding sequence ATGCGGGGCCTTTGGGGCAGGTTGAAGGCTGTCAGGCGCAACCACGCCCTGGAACACGCCACCATCGCCCTCCTCATAGCCCAGATGGGGCGTCCCCTCAAGTTGGTAGGGAGAGCAAGCGCCGACGGCTTCTACCTCCTAGGCAACGTGGCCGAGGGGGAGGTGCTGGCAGCAGCCAGGGAGGCTCTCTCCCGCCTGCGGCGGGGGGAGGACCACCTGGCCATCTCCCCCATGTGCGGCACCAATTTGGTGACAGCTGGGGTGATGACGGGCCTTGCCGCCTTCGCCATCTTGCGACGGGGGGCCAAGTGGAGATGGCTGCCGGAGGTGGTGACAGCCTGCACCTTGGCGGTGGCCCTCTCCCAGCCCCTGGGCCGCTGGCTCCAACGCCATCTCACCGTATCGCTGGAGCTGGAGGGGATGGAGGTGATGGGGGTGCGAAAGGTGGGGCCGGCCCTCCCCCTCTACAAGGTGTACACTTCCAGCGGGGATGAGCCCCCCAGGCTCCCTGATGGGCCCTGTCCAAGGGGTGCCCGCCCCACACCCTAG
- a CDS encoding VWA domain-containing protein, which translates to MWIYRYSEWDGSQEIPPLDPDELLSAITDDLLSFGDLEHALRNLLQRGLRTPQGFHIQGLRDLLQRLRQHRRQLLDRYNLGSVMQDIERRLQEILEMERETLQRRLQEARSLLQGQQGPLSPFQEALGEGREQADPEMAQALQNIVQRKMNFLQNLPPDVGGRIKALQDYEFMDPEAGAKFQELMEMLRKAVLESFFKDIYQQLQGLGPQELQRLKEMLRHLNQLLSEKMAGGEPDYQSFLEQYGDLLGPHPPKTLDELIQRMRQSMAAMQGLLESLPPDMRRQLEDLLMEKVADPELLRQLQELAINLEILQPSHDLHHYPFHGQEEVDLLQALRLMESLQGLDQLESQLERLRYGGSLDEVDEQKLRELLGEEAYQAFRQLKEMLEILERAGYIRRKGREWELTPKAIRRIGQQALAEIYAQIKKSASGQHPTRRRGPGPERLDYTKAYEFGDPFHLHLEETLFNAILREGPQTPVRLRKEDFQVYATEHLSTTATVIMLDMSWSMALRGSFQAAKKVALALYNLITTRFPKDSLYILGFSAYARELKPEELPYVRWDETVLGTNMHHALILAQKLLARHGAATRQIIMISDGEPTAHLERGRAYFSYPPSPITIRKTLQEVKRCTQKGITINTFMLDRNYYLKEFVNQIAKMNKGRVFYTTPDKLGQYILVDYVAQKRRRILGS; encoded by the coding sequence ATGTGGATCTATCGTTATTCGGAGTGGGACGGGAGCCAGGAAATCCCTCCTCTTGATCCCGATGAGCTCCTCTCGGCCATCACCGATGACCTCCTAAGCTTCGGTGACCTGGAGCATGCCCTGCGTAACCTGCTGCAGCGGGGCCTGCGTACCCCTCAGGGCTTCCATATTCAGGGGCTGCGGGATCTATTGCAGCGCCTGCGTCAACACCGCCGTCAGCTCCTGGACCGGTACAACCTGGGCTCCGTCATGCAGGACATCGAGCGCCGTCTCCAGGAGATCTTGGAGATGGAGAGGGAGACCCTGCAGCGTCGTCTGCAAGAGGCCCGCAGCTTGCTGCAGGGCCAGCAGGGCCCCCTATCCCCCTTCCAGGAGGCCCTGGGGGAGGGCCGGGAGCAGGCCGACCCCGAGATGGCCCAGGCCCTTCAGAACATCGTCCAGCGCAAGATGAACTTCCTCCAGAACCTGCCCCCGGACGTTGGGGGGCGCATCAAGGCCCTCCAGGACTATGAGTTCATGGACCCTGAGGCGGGGGCCAAGTTCCAGGAGCTCATGGAGATGCTGCGCAAGGCCGTCCTGGAGAGCTTCTTCAAGGACATCTATCAGCAGCTGCAAGGGCTGGGCCCCCAGGAGCTGCAGCGGCTCAAGGAGATGTTGCGGCATCTCAACCAACTCCTCTCGGAGAAGATGGCCGGGGGCGAGCCCGATTACCAGTCCTTCCTTGAGCAGTATGGCGACCTCCTGGGGCCTCATCCCCCCAAGACCCTGGACGAGCTCATCCAGCGGATGCGCCAGAGCATGGCCGCCATGCAGGGCCTCCTGGAGAGCCTGCCCCCCGATATGCGCCGCCAGCTGGAGGATCTCCTCATGGAGAAGGTGGCCGACCCTGAGCTCCTGCGCCAGCTCCAGGAGCTGGCCATCAACCTGGAGATCCTCCAGCCCTCTCATGACCTCCATCACTACCCTTTCCACGGCCAGGAGGAGGTGGACCTCCTGCAGGCCCTGCGCCTCATGGAAAGCCTACAGGGCCTGGACCAGCTGGAGTCCCAGTTGGAGAGGTTGCGCTACGGGGGCTCCCTGGACGAGGTGGACGAGCAGAAGCTGCGGGAGCTTCTGGGGGAGGAGGCCTACCAGGCCTTCCGCCAACTGAAGGAGATGCTGGAGATCCTGGAGAGGGCTGGCTATATACGCCGCAAGGGCCGCGAGTGGGAGCTGACACCCAAGGCCATCAGGCGCATCGGCCAGCAGGCCCTGGCCGAGATCTATGCCCAGATCAAGAAGTCGGCCTCCGGCCAGCACCCCACTCGCCGCCGGGGGCCGGGCCCAGAGCGGCTGGACTATACCAAGGCCTATGAGTTCGGCGACCCCTTCCACCTACACCTGGAGGAGACCCTCTTCAACGCCATCCTGCGGGAGGGGCCGCAAACCCCTGTGCGGCTGCGCAAGGAGGACTTCCAGGTCTATGCTACGGAGCACCTCTCCACTACCGCCACTGTCATCATGCTGGACATGTCTTGGTCCATGGCCCTGCGGGGTTCCTTCCAGGCGGCCAAGAAGGTGGCCTTGGCCCTCTACAACCTCATCACGACCCGCTTTCCCAAGGACTCCCTCTACATCCTGGGGTTCTCCGCCTATGCCCGCGAGCTGAAGCCGGAGGAGCTCCCCTACGTGCGATGGGACGAGACGGTGCTGGGGACCAACATGCACCACGCCCTCATCCTGGCCCAGAAGCTCTTGGCGAGGCACGGGGCGGCCACCCGTCAGATCATCATGATCTCCGATGGGGAGCCCACCGCCCATTTGGAGCGGGGGCGGGCCTACTTCTCCTACCCGCCCAGCCCCATCACCATTCGCAAGACCTTGCAAGAGGTGAAGCGCTGCACCCAGAAAGGGATCACCATCAACACCTTCATGCTGGACCGCAACTATTACCTGAAGGAGTTCGTCAACCAGATCGCCAAGATGAACAAGGGGCGGGTGTTCTACACTACCCCCGACAAGCTGGGCCAGTACATCTTGGTGGATTACGTGGCCCAGAAGCGCCGACGCATCTTGGGCTCCTGA
- a CDS encoding potassium channel protein — MGLPSPLRRLALAIALALMVMVAGVVGYMVLEGWSFLDALYMTVITVTTVGFREVHPLSTGGRLLTLAIALAGVGILFYALLSLVQVVVEGELASFLGWRAMQSELEKLRDHFILCGFGRVGEAIGREFAAHRLPFVVVESNPEAIERARRRGYLVVEGDATRDDVLLQAGIERARGLLAAADSDSGNTFIVLAAKALRPDLLVVARAGRPDGEAAMRRAGADRVISPYNLAGRRMALAAIQPLLAEFMEVLPSRAGAQVVAELEVTPSSGLSGRTLAEALAPCRGVLPLGLQRGDGQVLVAPSPQTVLAEGDRLILLGPEEELEAVRAPVPRGGRASPLTPLTMEGEGAGPGGRP; from the coding sequence GTGGGCCTCCCCTCTCCCCTGCGGCGTTTGGCTCTGGCCATCGCCCTGGCCCTGATGGTGATGGTGGCCGGGGTGGTTGGCTACATGGTATTGGAGGGCTGGAGCTTCCTGGATGCCCTTTATATGACGGTCATCACCGTCACCACCGTGGGCTTCCGGGAGGTCCACCCCTTGAGCACGGGGGGCCGTCTTCTTACCCTGGCCATAGCCCTGGCGGGGGTGGGGATCCTATTCTACGCCCTGCTGAGCTTGGTACAGGTGGTGGTGGAGGGGGAGCTAGCATCGTTCCTGGGGTGGAGGGCCATGCAGAGTGAGCTGGAGAAGTTGCGCGACCACTTCATCCTCTGCGGCTTCGGGCGTGTGGGGGAGGCCATAGGCCGAGAGTTCGCAGCGCACCGCCTCCCCTTTGTGGTGGTGGAGAGCAACCCGGAGGCCATCGAGCGTGCCCGCCGCCGCGGCTACTTGGTGGTGGAGGGGGACGCAACCCGCGACGATGTCCTGCTGCAGGCGGGCATAGAACGGGCGCGGGGCCTTCTGGCCGCTGCTGATTCCGACAGCGGCAACACCTTCATCGTCCTGGCTGCCAAGGCCCTGCGGCCAGACCTTCTGGTGGTGGCGCGGGCGGGCCGCCCGGACGGCGAGGCGGCCATGCGCCGCGCCGGCGCCGACCGCGTCATCTCCCCTTACAACCTGGCCGGCAGGCGCATGGCCCTGGCCGCCATCCAGCCCCTCCTGGCCGAGTTCATGGAGGTCCTCCCCTCCCGTGCCGGCGCCCAGGTGGTGGCTGAGCTGGAGGTCACCCCTTCATCGGGGCTGAGTGGCCGCACCTTGGCCGAGGCCCTGGCCCCCTGTCGTGGTGTCTTGCCCCTGGGGCTGCAGCGGGGCGATGGGCAGGTCCTGGTAGCACCTTCTCCCCAGACCGTCCTGGCCGAAGGTGACCGCCTCATCCTTCTGGGGCCGGAGGAGGAGTTGGAGGCGGTGCGCGCCCCTGTGCCCAGGGGTGGACGGGCAAGCCCCCTCACCCCTCTGACGATGGAAGGGGAAGGGGCTGGCCCCGGGGGAAGGCCCTGA
- a CDS encoding VOC family protein: MESQVGIKRFDHVCWAVWKIEDVLPLLTQLLGCKEVDRFRNEEAGYAGVVLAVPGSDTCIEVLEPIADDSFLARFLRKRGPGIHHLTFEVKDVEKAAEAVRSFGIEPWGGVRRNHGWVETFVHPKDSGGVLIQFYQEEDHTHEGQDGQGSAP; the protein is encoded by the coding sequence ATGGAATCGCAGGTGGGCATCAAGCGGTTCGACCACGTCTGCTGGGCCGTCTGGAAGATAGAGGACGTCCTCCCCCTCCTCACCCAGCTCCTGGGCTGTAAGGAGGTGGACCGCTTCCGCAACGAGGAGGCAGGTTACGCCGGGGTAGTCCTGGCCGTCCCCGGTAGCGACACCTGCATCGAGGTGTTGGAGCCCATTGCCGATGACTCCTTCCTGGCCCGGTTCCTAAGAAAAAGGGGCCCGGGCATCCACCACCTCACCTTCGAGGTAAAGGACGTGGAGAAGGCGGCCGAGGCCGTGCGAAGCTTTGGCATCGAGCCCTGGGGCGGGGTGCGCCGCAACCATGGCTGGGTGGAGACCTTCGTTCACCCCAAGGACTCGGGGGGCGTGCTCATCCAGTTCTACCAGGAGGAGGACCACACCCACGAGGGCCAGGACGGGCAAGGCTCGGCGCCCTAG